The following are encoded in a window of Bos indicus x Bos taurus breed Angus x Brahman F1 hybrid chromosome 4, Bos_hybrid_MaternalHap_v2.0, whole genome shotgun sequence genomic DNA:
- the CNPY1 gene encoding protein canopy homolog 1 isoform X2 has translation MNDYRLEEDPVTKEKTFKRFAPRKGDKIYKEFKKFYFYSDAYRPLKFACETIIEEFEDEILSLITQEAHQLADTLCGEKSGLCETPTNHTEL, from the exons ATGAATGACTACAGACTCGAAGAAGACCCCGTGACGAAGGAGAAGACTTTCAAGAGATTTGCTCCGAGGAAAGGagacaaaatatacaaagaatttaaaaaattctatttttattcagaTGCTTACAGACCGTTGAAATTCGCG TGTGAGACTATAATAGAAGAGTTCGAAGATGAAATACTTTCACTTATCACCCAGGAGGCACACCAGCTCGCTGACACGCTGTGCGGTGAAAAGTCAG GTCTGTGTGAAACTCCCACTAACCACACTGAACTCTAG